The Triticum aestivum cultivar Chinese Spring chromosome 5A, IWGSC CS RefSeq v2.1, whole genome shotgun sequence genomic sequence TTCCTGCATCGATCTCCTTTCTCCCCACCCCATCTCTCGTCAGTTCGTTCCATGGGGCTCCGTCGTAAATCCCGGCTATGGCCGCCGCGAGATCCGCCTTCTCCAGCAACATCCGGCACCGGATTCAGGGTTCCACCGCCGGCACCTACCACGGGGGGCACATAgaaggccggcggcggcgcggcggtacCATGAGGCCGACGTGGAGCGGGGGCCGGATCCACTAGCCGTCGGGGGGTGGCTGATCCGGCGAGGTTCCTCGATCCCGCCAACCAGAAGCCCGTCCACCGGCATCCTGGCTGCCCCGGCAGCCGTGGTCGCCGTTGGTGTCTCCGTTCAGCACGGGCACCATGACGGGTCATCACGCAAGGTTGTCGCTGGATCCGGCGACACCAAGCCTGACTACCAGCGGATCTGGTGAGTAATGAATCCCGTCTCCCCTAACCTCTCTCCATATGTATTTCACGATTTCTGATTTATTTAGCATGATTTGAACACTCTATGTTTCTTTACCACCAGATCGTCGGCCTCCTCTGCTACTTCAATTTCAGGATTTTTGAATGTTTGTGACAGAGAGCATGTGTTGTAGTTTTTTGAAAGAGACCAAAATCTATGAAATTACTTCCCTGTAATATATTTGAATGCGGTGTTGCTAGTTGTGAAACAAAGTAATGTGAAATGGTTTGTGGCACAATGTGAAATTTATATTTCAATTTGGTGAAACTGGATTACTTCAGTATGTCGAAGTGAGATTTGAATGATTTTCAGTGAGATTTGTAATGATTTTGAGTGAGATTGGAATGATTTTCAGTGAGATTTGAATTGAAATAGCTATGTGTAGTTGAGATGTGCAAAAAATGTGAAACTGGGATTTCGATGTGTTGTTGCAAGTTGCAAAACTAATTTCTGTGAAAATATATGGAATTATATCTCTGAAATATATGAAACAGCTATTTCTCTTATCTGTCATTTGTTATTTCAGTGATATATGTATTGAGAAATTACTTCCCTGGAATATATTTCAATGCGGTGTTGCAAGTTGTGAAACTAATTTCTGCGAAAATATATGAAATACTTCTCTGGAATATATGAAACTGTTGTTTCTCTTATCTGGCATTTGTTATTTAAGTGAGATGTGTATTGGGAAATATGAAATTACTTCCCTGAAATATATTTCAATGTGTTGTTGCAAGTTGCAAAACTAATTTCTGTGAAAATATATGGAATTAGATCTCTGAAAAATATGAAACAACTATTTCTCTTATCTGTCATTTGTTATTTCAGTGATATATGTATTGAGAAATTACTTTCCTGGAATATATTTCAATGCGGTGTTGCAAGTTGTGAAACTAATTTCTGGGAAAATATATGAAATTACTTCTCTGAATTATATGAAACTGTTGTTTCTCTTATctggtactccctctgttcctaaatacttgtctttctaggcatttcaacaagtgaccacatacagagcaaaatgagtaattctacactctaaaatatgtctacatacatccgtatgtagtagtcatttaaaatgtctagaaagacaaatatttaggaacggagggagtatttgttattTAAGTGAGATGTGTATTGGGAAATATGAAATTACTTCCCTGAAACATATTTCAATGTGTTGTTACAAGTTGCGAAACTAATTTCTGTGAAAATATATGAAATTACTTTTCTGAAATATATGAAACTGCTATTTGTCACATCTGTAACTTGTTATATCAATGAGATATGTATTGAAATATGTGAAATTACTTTCCTGAAAAATATGTAATTACTTTCTAGAAATATATTTCAATGTGGTGTTACGAGTTGTTAAACTAATTTAAGTGTAATGGTTTGTGCAAGATATGTGAAATTTATATTTCAATGTGGTGAAACCGGATCATTTTAGCTGGTGGAAGTGTTATATATTTATGAAAATGATTGCAATGCTTTTTGCAAGAGTTGAAATGCTATTTCAGTTAGATACTAATTGAAATAGCTATTTGTAGATGAGCCGTGGACAAAAAATGTGAAACTGACATTTCAATGTGTTGTTGCATTTTTTGAAAGAGTTTTATTTGAAATGAATTTAATAAGTTTTCAAATTCTCATATATGTTTTAACAGATTTCATATCAATTTAAAGTGAGAGAGGTTTATCCTTTGAAAAATAAGCTGATATTactgtatgtgtgtgtgtgaaGTGAGACTGGCTTCAGCGTACGTGTAAAGCGAGGGCCGTGGCTGAAATCACGTGGGTAGACCCAGCTGGTCAAATCATGTGGGTGGGGTCCAGCTGGTGAAATACAGGAGGTTAAATGAAGATATGTGGGAAATGCAGAGATATAACTTGTAACCACTTTTGAGGTGGCAGCATTTTATTGGTTGGAGAACCACCGGTACATCCTGGGAACGGTAAAAAGAGGTTTGcgctcttaatacttgcatgcaatgatttaatgcatctTGAAgtttgaacatgtgatggggaacaaccaaattaagctttataaaatggaaaaactaaatttttgagataagccctataaaccggaaaggatgaAGGAGCTTTATTCCATAATTATAGATTCATAATCCCGAGGAATTATAGCTGGAAACATGCATGGAAATTATGTATTCATAATTTGAACTAGTAAAATGTACCTTGTGTAATTCAAAATATGCTCATCACGTATTTACAAAATTTGCACCTTGTATCTGGAAACTATTCATCAAGTATAAGAAAAATGTTCATcgcattttttgaaaaatattcatagtGTATTCTAAAAATAAAATCATTTTTACATTTTTTTTTACATGTGAATAATTTCTAAAATTGCATGAATTTTTTTATATACCAAAAAAGTATTATTACccattttattatttttattttattatataGTACAGACGTGAAACCACACTATGGACCGAAATTGGTAAAAACAAATATAGCTGGAAACATCGTGCAAAACATTGAACTAAAGCTACAAGGAAAACAAGTAGTGGGCCAGTCATCAAGTGAGCGCCGTAGACGCGTCCCATTTAACTGAGCAGCCACATGATGTAAACATTATCCCACTCTCTGTGGACTATGAGGAATAAAAATTAGGCCTTACCTCTCAAAAAAAATTTAACTGAGCAAACGCTAATGACCCCACACGCCTGAGGTTGGGATATTTTGGCCAATCTCTGATTCAACCCGGTTTTCATTTCTTTTTCGATTTCTTTCTGTCATTGAGGTACCTTTTGTTTTTCTTTACTTACATTCATTTATTTTTAAACAAAAATTATTTTACTTATTTTTTTACTGTTTTTCTCTGTTTATGTTTTATATTTCTCTTACCATTTTAGCCTTGAATATTTTCCTTGTAGTAGTATATGAAACACATATTTGCAAGTCCACAAACAACCTTTCTACTTTGTTACTTTTAAATTTTTTGGAGGAACTTCTAAATACATTAACATATTTTTGTATACAATTCATTTCCAAAGATGTGGAAAATATTAGATTCATATATACATATTTTAAATTCATAAACTTATTAAGAAACACATAAGCTTTTTAATGCATATAGTATATTTATTGTAAATATGTGATGACCATTTTATTTCTTATTTATAAATATATTCTTTTCATACATTAATATTTTATTTTCGAATGAACTTTTTATTTGGAAAATTTATTTCTGATTACATTTGTATAAATTTTGAAATAATTTTTCTTGAAAAGAATGCAGGTCTTAACTTGTCGTGGCATGGCCATCCCATGTAAGCTGCTTCATGCATTTTCCCAACTATTCCTTCGAACTAAGTAGAAAACAGGAGGGCTCGCCTTCTAGGCATTGGTCCTTCAATCCTTCAAGAAACTAGGACCCATGAAGGCGGGTGAAGGACCAATTCGCCATAGCCTTTAAGGTTACTCCACTTAATGCTCGGTTGTAGGGATATATTCTCTATCTCTTCTTCATATcttatcctatatacctaagagagtcATCCCCGCTAACTTATTTAGCTCAACATCCAAGCATAATTTAAATTTTGGTTCTCGTGCAATTATGAATGCGATAAGACCCACCTCAACATAATCATGCATGAGGAAAGACCCACCACAGCCTTCAACCATGCATGGTAAAAGAGTTTTCCTTCAATTATTCTAGCTATACTCAATAAATATTGTTATAATTatacataatcaaatataataagtcatacataatttTAATTTTGGTTCTCGTGTTATCACCCAAATTTTCATCAATCAATTCCCGCAGTAATGCGCACGGTATCCTCTAGTACATCCAAATAGTTTGCCCCGCTAACTTGTTTCTCTCGGTGTGCAAGCATGCCACCTGATCATGCAACATGCATGGGAAAAACCTCACCTCGGCATACAAACGTGCGTCGAACTTTCATTTTATAACACCATTTTTATTTAACAAATGTTTTACAACGATACAATAATCGAACATGATAAATTATATGTAAGTTTTAGTTCTCATATTATTGCTTCGAATATTCATATTTCATACAATCAAATCTaattaaaaaatattaaaaaaacaacccccaacaatgtgcgggggtatcatctagtttagtAAGAGGGGGAACCATTCACATGTATAGTCACAATCATTGATAAAGATAATTATTTATAattaattaaaataattatttatgTGCTATTGCAATCATCAATAAAAAAATCATTTGCGCGTGTAGTTACAATTATCAATTAAGGATCCTCCTTGTTTTCCGAGTCAATTTACTGCATGCACATATGTATGATCGGTTAGTTTGACTACGCTATGTTTTACTCGTTCCGTTCTACTTcatctgcatattaggtttgtctaaagtcaaactttatataCTTTCGACAAGTTTGTGCAAATATATTAACATATACACCACCAAATCAATACCATTGGATTCATCATTGCATATATTTTCACACCATATAAATTTGTtactgtaaatgttcatatttttttctacaaacttggtaaaattttataaagcttgacttcagtcaaaactaatatgcagagtaaataaaaacggagggagtgcaACATTTGGACCGGGCTGGTTGATAAAGGTCATGAAATTCGCCATCGGCATGTCGGTTCCACGCGTCTCCTCTGCGAGCAGAATCTTGTTAGGGCATGTAGATCGGCACAGACGGCTGGTGTCTATAACATATGTACACATCAACTTTAGAGACTACCAAAAATATGACGCTGAAACAGGGGTGTCTGTTAGGCCCGGCTGGAACACTTCAACTGTCCGTAAATATCTGACCCACGAACACGATCTAAACAGCCCACTACAGCCGACGAACTCATACAACGGAAAATAAGCTATCTGGATGCAGCGATTTGTGTGGCAACAGACCGTCGGTATTTGGGCAGACACCCTCGGTAGTTTTTACCTTTCTCCCTCCCCCACGTCATTATTTTCCTACGTGACCTGTGTTACAGACAGCTGACTAGATGCCTTTGTACATGCCCTTAGTCATTGGGGAGTCATACTTCCAAAAATCTTACTGCAAAGACGTATTCCCCAGCTCGTTACGATAGTGTTTCTCCAAATCTAATactagtttttagttttttttacaCATAAGGTGTGGATTTTTCTCATGAGGCGTTTCTGTAGTTGATGTGATCGGCTAATATCGGGTGGACTTGTTGACCAGCTAGAGGGACGATGCACGCACGTGCTCCCGATGAGCATGGCAAAGCCACGATGCACCGGTTTTTCATGTGTCCCCTCTATGCAAGTGACGTTCTGGTGACGGACACACGAGAAGAAGTCGACATCCACAAAGCTCCCAATGCCCATGTGTTTGGGCGCAACCATGCACGCCATGTCGCCAGGTGACCCTGGACCCGGAGGCAGTGGTGGAGCTTCAGCCACTTCTCTAGGCGGGCTAAAACAGGCCTGATTAGGAAatactctcttcgttcctaaatatttgtttttctaacATTTCAAATGACtgctacatacagatgtatgtagacatattttagagtgtagattcactcattttgcttcgtatgtagtcacttgttgaaatgcctagaaagacaagtatttaggaaccgagggagtaccATTGAAATTTTGCTCCAAGGGCGCAGATTCAGTACTAGTCTTCACTGAATTTTTGCTGGGCTGGGGGGCCATGGCCTGGTTTGGCCCAGCCGAAACTCCGCCCCTGCCTGGAGGCAAGGACGCAAGGAAGAACACGATAATTCAACCTAGAGCCCGGTAAACAGTACCTTGATTTTAAAATTTAAAAAAAGCTCATAAAATTTCAAATTTTTTGTGGTGCAAGATACTTCTGTGCGTGAACTCCGTGTAAAATTTTGTGAAGTTTGAACACTCAAGGAGGTCGCTGCTAAAAAGACAAAATCAGGCATGAACAGTGCGATTTTAAAAAGTTTCTTAGACATccaaaatttgtcttttttaccacgagctcctcgaatgtccaaacttcacaaaattttgcACGGAGTTCACGTACAGTAGCATCTATcaccacaaaaaaaattggaattttttaaacattttttataTTTCAAATGGCGGTATTGTTCATGTCCGGGCTCATCTGAGCCCGGGCACCAAATCGCCGCTCTCGGAAGAACAAGGTTCCTTGATAAGGGGGAAGAGGGTACATGTCGTAGCGCGAGTTCTGTACCAAGGTGCGCGCATTAGGAAAGGAAAAAAGATACCCGACACGTTATGAGGGGTGGATAATTTGCAAAACCTTAGCGTTAAATTATACTATGAGCTTATCCCCGTAAAAAAACTATACGCGCTTAAAACTTGTTAAACTCATGGCCACATCGTATTGTGCCTTAAAGAGAAATATCAGGTATTGTTGAGTGTGATTTTTGTTCGAGGGCATTGCAAATTGCGTGCCTTGGCTTCATAAAAGATAGAGATGTAAATTTGAAACTTTTATTATATCCTCTGACCCGCCTTATTTCAACCAAATGAACTAAAATTTCAGAACTTCCAGGTTTCAAATCTGCATCTAGTGTAAAGGCAGACCACATGCATTGTTAGGTGTGATTTAAAGTTGTCTTTCTGGCTTATTTTTCTGTAATATATAACTCGGCCGACGTCCGAACGTTTGGGACCAGCGGAAGATGCCGACTGCACGAAATAAGTAGTATTGTGATTGAAAGTTATCTCTGTAAAGTGATTTGGACAGAATAATACCTTGCCAACTTCATCAAATAGTATTTCTTTCGCCGTCGACCGGGAGGAATCCCATACGTGAGGGCAGCACCAGAAGGCTCCAAGGGCCAAACAGAGACACGTCTGAGCTGGGGATATGTGCTGCGCTCACCAGTGCAAATGTGCAACGCGGCAGTAAACCACTTGGATAACCACTGCTACGCGTCCCCGGCGCAAAGCCTCTATATATTGGCCTGCCGGGGGCGACGCCTCCTCCATCACCAACAGCCAGAGCATTCGTCCACCATAACCGGAAAACCGAGAGCTCGGCCGACAAGCACAGATTCATCAAGCAGCAGAGCAGGAGCTAGGTAGCCGCCATGGCGTTCCCGGCGTGCGTGCAGTGCGGGACGAGGGAGAACCCGTGCCGGTGCAAGTTCATCGGGCCGACGCTGGGGTTCGTGGCCTTCCTTGTCACCGGCGTCATAGAGTGGCCGGTGGGCGCGGTGGTGTACCTGTTTCGCCACCGCAAGGGCCGCCGCATCATGGGACATCCCTCCAGGGTCGTCTACCCGCGCGTCTCCAGGGCCATCCCCATCTAATCCTAAGCTTATCCTAGTCTAATCCCTTCCTGTATGTTGTAACCTGGTCATTCCGTCTGAGTTGTGTGCATGATTGATGAAGAAGATTCAATAAAATGGGTGTTGTTTGTGTTTGTCTTGTAATCTAAGGCGTTTGCAGTGTCTATATGCTTTGTGAGGAGTTTGCTATAAATTTGGTTAGTGGATCGCTGGGTTAACTGACTGATATAGGAGTTCGAGATACATGTTAATATAGCAGAGGCCAACGCACGAGAGTCGTTCTCATCAATATTATTCTCGTCTCCCATCTTTCTTTTTTATGTGAATAGCAGAGGCTCTGCCTTTGCATCATAGGGCAAAGGAAGTATTACAGAATACATTGCCTTTGCATCATAGGGCAAAGGAAGTATTACAGAATACATTCATGGCCAAAACACCCACGTATAATAGCACTACTGTTGAGTATATTTGTGTTGCTTGTATCATGTATACTGTGGCTCACTTTCTAGTCATGTATAGTTGAGGTTAAGGTCCTGcgtgtacttatatatacgtgcaccgACACCCATCAATACAACGAATATTGTATTACTAAAC encodes the following:
- the LOC123106429 gene encoding uncharacterized protein translates to MAFPACVQCGTRENPCRCKFIGPTLGFVAFLVTGVIEWPVGAVVYLFRHRKGRRIMGHPSRVVYPRVSRAIPI